The Cystobacter fuscus DSM 2262 region ACAATCCCCCCGTGATGGAGCCGCTCTTCACCACCTTCTCCAGGCGGTTGGCGAAGTCCACGCTGACCAGCCAGATGAACTCTCCCGCGACGAGCTGCACGTCACCATCGACCCTGCGAACGCCCTTCTGGTGGTACTGCTCGTTCACGTAGAGGATGACGTTCTCGTAGAAGCGCAGATCCCGTCCCGGCTCGATGCCCTGGCGATAGCACCTCGCCGCGATCGGCTCGAGACGCTCCCCCTGCTGGACATAGTGGAGTGTCGCGGTGGGCTCGGGGAGTTCGGTGGTGACGCGGAAGTGCTGCACATACCCATGCACCAGGGTGCGCTGGACGCAGGTGGACACATGCAGCCACTCCGGCTTTTGGGGATGATGGCCGATGACGACCACGGGGGTCCCGGGGGGGAGCACGCCCTTCACCGCGAAGGGCGCATTCCTGTCCAACTCGTAGGGCACCGTTCGAAGATGGCTCCCGTCCTTGTTGATGATGAAGCCCCGTGTGCCGGGCTTGATGCGACGAAGGGTGCTCGTCTTATCGGCCATGGGGGCCGGGCTCCCCCGGCCCGACCTCAAGTCCGCTGACCGAACCAGGAGGGCATATTGGCTCGCCGAGAGGGCGACGCTGATCGACCCCGTCCCCGGGTTCTGGAGATTCGCCAGGTCCGGGACCTTTCCACTCCGGATGAGCGCGAGGGCGTCCTCGCGTTGCAGCTTGCCCACCCTCCGGGCGACTTCGAGCTGGAGCGCTTCCCCCTGGAGCCAGGTGGGGACGTTCTTGAGGGAGACGAGGACTATCTCCTCGAGTTGCTTGGTGGCGTATTTGAATTCGGACGCGAACAGCCTGCCGAACTGGAAGGAGTTGAGGAGACGATTCTTCAGTTGAGCCACGGTGGGTTGGGTGACCGGGACTGACGGGAACAGGGCCTTGGACACGGCCTCGTCAATGGCGCGAAGAATCTTCTGCTCCTGGGCGTGGGCCAACCAGTAGTCCAGCAAGGGCCTGAGTGTCGCCAGCGGAGCGGCCGGGTAGCTGGCAAGAAGGGCCCGGTCCTTCTTGAGGACGAGGATGAAGTTGGAAGAGCCGCCACGGCCGGTCAATTTCCAATGTTGCGTCATGACATGGCTCCGGAGCGTTCACGTTCGCAGAGAGAAATGCCCCGTGGAGGGAAGTGAGCCATGGAGTACGAGCTGGGGGCGGTGACGCTAGCATGGGCCTCCGCACCCTTTCGAGCCGCCCTCCTGGCTCGTGACGTGCTGGAGCCCTCAACCGCTGACTGGCGGACAGGCCCGAGGTGAAGGAGGTGTTCTACCCGGGGGCGGGCGCGGTGGTGTCCTTCCGGCTCGCGCGCGACGAGTGGGCGGCGCCCTTCGTGGAGGCGCTCCAGTTGCCCCTGCTGGGTGTGTCGCTGGGGACGGTGGAGAGCATCGTCACGGTGCCGGCCCGCCACTCGCATGCGTCCGTCCCCGTGCCCGAGCGGCAGCGGCGCGGCATCACCGATGGGCTCATCCGCTACTCGGTGGGGCTGGAGGACCTGCAGGAGGACCTCGCGCTCGCCTTGGGACAAGCGGTGCGCGTGGCGGCGTGAGTGTTCAACCCAAGCCCCCGGTCCACGGGGGCAGGGGCGAGCCTTCTCGTGTCTTCCTTGGAGTCGCATCCCGGCCGTCCTTGGGAGAAGGCCGGGATGAGCCCAAAAGGAACACGCCCATCAAACATCATGGAGCCGTCCAGCCGAAAGCCAACGCATAGTTCTTGAGCTTCGTAAGACAGTACTGAGCAGCCTCAGACCTATTGCCCGAGTCGAGAAACTCGCCCGAGCGCCAAGCATACTCAATACAAAAAACCTGCTCACCAATTTTCATTGAATTATCAGGAATTAAAGGCAGCCCTTCAATGGACTTCTCATGCTGCGCTTCTGAGATCTTGATGTTGGCAGATGCGAGAAAAATCTTAAGCGCTTCCAGCATTGCCCCATTCAATTGCTTGTCTTTTCCCACAGTCCAGATCCCCTGTTTGGCCATAGCGGCGAACGCCGCCTTGGCTTCTTCAGGGGGTCGCCCCCGCGTTTCATACGCAGTCGCAGTCGAAGAGGACATGTACTTGCCCAGGTCGGTGCGTCGCACATATTCCGCGACACGCGACTGATCTGCCCTGGGGAGTTTGCTCTTTGATTTCTTGGTAAGGGCATTAAGCTTTTTGACGACGTCTTCGGGACCGAAGCGCCGCAAAACAATCATGCTGGTTGACGGCGGCAAATGGAATGCCCGTGCATTGAGCTTGATGATAGACTGGGTCAGCAATGCTCGCCTTGCAGCCCACCACTTTCCAATGGCGCTGTCTTTTGTTGCATTGAGAAGACCATTCGCATCAAGAAGACCATATTTACTAGGCGTCGTCAGGTGCGTCAGTGCACCCGCTTCAATGCTCTCCGAAACAAACGTGATCAACAGGTGCAGTGGTTTTTGAGTCGATGCCCGCAACTCCGCAGCTTGTTTATCGAAATCAATAGAGATCTTCTTAAGAAACTCCCCTAACGTAGAGTGCTTATTGGGATCATAGTTCTTGGGGTTGATCCCCAATTCCTCGAGAGATGTAATCTCATTGCAAAGATGGAGGACATGCATCGCTGTGTCCTGCCAAGTATTTCGAGGAGGTCCCTTGGCTTCAAAAGGGAGAGAAATTATCGTTGCGCCTGCGATTTGCTGAAAGTCTTTTCCAATTTGATGGGCAATTGATTGGGATGTTTCAGGCCATACAACAATCGCCTTGTTTCCTGTCTTCGGAGATCTCAGAAAACGCTTAATTTCAGCAAGCTCCCTCTCGGACGGCGGAGCACCCTCTCGGTTATCAACATTGATTGGGAGAATTCGATGATCATCCAACGAAGTAAGTTCCCGTCCCTTGATGGCTGTCGCCTGTAGTGATTCAAACGTAATGGTGGATGACTCTGGATGTTCAAATGTCTGGCAAAAGTACTCTGGAAGAAAGGCGCTGAGGCTATTGGCCAGCGTCGTTTTCCCAGTTCCTGTAGGACCAGACAAGGGCAAGAAAAAGCCTTCTCCTCGAGTGTCCACGCTATGCGCAATGCTGCGCAACCCGAGCAGGACTTCATCAGGAGGCGCGATGAGCAGTTCGGCCACGCGGCTGCCCAACAGAGAGGACAAGCGCTCATACCGATCTGGAAACTTCAGCTGACTCAAGATGTGCCTAGGTGCTTCAGATGGCATCGCGTAAACCCTAAACTTTCTATTGAACAACTAGGAGGCTGACAGAGCAGCAGCCAAGTAGCAAGGGCAGGCCGTCCCTTCTGCCCTCCTTGTACTTCCAAGTTGATGCATGCTGCGTACGCGGTCACGCAGTTGTAGGTAATCTACGAGAAGAAGCTCTCGTCGGACGCTACTGCCCTGTGCATGGCCTCAGTAATGGTGTAAGTGTCTGTCGGACAGTGGCGCATGGGGCGAATGGGAGGCTTGTTGATGGGGAGGTCTGCTGCAGAGGGGCGGAGGAGGGCCGCTGACGGGTGCCGCCGAGCTGTGCGCTCGTCCGGTAGAGAGGCCGTGCACCCCGCAGTTGGTGCGCGCCTGCTTGGGCCGCGCTCCCCTCAGGAGCGAATCAGGGGGCTTTGGGGTCTGTGGGCAACCACGACCTAGCGTTCAACTCCACGCGAGCTGCGGTGGCCCCTGCGCTGGGGTCAACCTTGGATGTCGCGTGGGTAGTTCCATGTGCGCCCGTC contains the following coding sequences:
- a CDS encoding PLP-dependent transferase; this translates as MKEVFYPGAGAVVSFRLARDEWAAPFVEALQLPLLGVSLGTVESIVTVPARHSHASVPVPERQRRGITDGLIRYSVGLEDLQEDLALALGQAVRVAA